The genome window ACATCGCATCCAAAGGATGTCCGGTGGACAAGGCTTCTTTTGAATACTTCTTCTCTAGTCACTGCTCGCATGTGAACTGGCTGAGTAAGCATTTCTTTAAGAATTCGCCGCAGGCTGATTCACTGCACTATCGGCCGCTACGTCACCCGTACGAGCCCCTTCGATTAGGATGTATACCTTGACGCATAAAATGTATTGACCTAAAATAGGTAGACTGTCTTTCTCAGTTGTATAGAACCCTCCTTTAGCTGAACCTAGAGTTCAGTGTGAGGTATATTGAATCAAATAGATTTAAGGTTGAACGTAGGTGTTTGGACGTAAATTGTAGCTGGCGTTTGCCCTTTTAGGGCTTAGTGGGGTCGCTAATACTTGTAGTAGGTAAGTAGGCAGATTGTTGGTAGAGGTGCTACCTGTCCTCAGCCGGGTTAAGGTAGATACATTCCTACTTCATGGAGCGTTAAAGCCCCTTGACAAAACGTTGTAGGTGGCACGGCTGCAACCGTCGCGGCTGATCTGGCAACCGGCCACCAGCAGCGCTTGCGTAATATCCTGGCTGATGAACCAGCTACTGGAGCAGGGATGTCAGGCAAAAATCTACTTACAGCGTGTTGCTCAGCTCCCAGTTAAGCATGTGGCACGAGTGCTAGTTCAGCACGGTCACTAGATAGCAAGAGCTCGGCACATGAAAATGTATGTGGATGGCCTGGGCCGTCGCAGCCTTCAGCAGCTGCTTTGTGCGACGGTTAAATGGTCAACTCGCCTATCAACTACCGCTTCGTGAGGGCGCCCAGTTCCCCCTTTGCTATGAACTCAGCGGTGAAGTGACGATAGGTGCTTTTTGGAGCCATGGCGTTGACCAATATGGCTTACCTTAAGTATCTCAACTTCGGGGAGCACGAAAGTATATTCGTTTACTTCTTTTCTGTACGAATTTTAGGGTCCTTGAGAGAATTCTCGCGTTCACAGTTGTAAAAAACTAAGATATTTTTATTCGTCTTTTTTATAAGAATAAAATTTTCTCCTCTATTTTTTATAAGGGTATTTCCTATCGAACAATGCTTTTTTAGGTAAGTAAAATAAGGTTGCTCACTATACAAGCTGGTATCCTTTTTCGTCTTTAAACTTAGACATGAGAAATTCGTTACCCTGCCGTAGCCAGTGACGTCAGTGATTTTCATATTAAAATCAAGCGTGCTAACATAATTATTTAAGATTGTACATCTTTCCTGAGGGGACTCGGTGCAGCTTGTGAATACAAGTAGTATCGTAATGATGTTGCGCACGTTATTTGAGAGTACTGACTTATCGGAATAGTATGTGAAACATCCCTGAAACGCTATATCCTGAACCCAAGTATGCTACTTATGATGCTTAGCTTGCTCAACGGGAAAGTAAAAGACCTGTCCGAGAAGTCACATTACGGAACCTAGCTTCAGTCACTACTGAGACCAATGGGAGCTTGTTGGAGGCTACCGAGGCTTGTTCTCGCGGCGGATGTGACAAATTTCCCAGCTAGGGATGCATCCCGTCAACTTTTTTAGGACATTACAGTGCAACAGGCGGAAATATTACGCCGCCTACTGCATTATAACCCCTTAAAAGCAGGAGCGCTTCTATTCTCGTTGCTTCGGTGGGGAGTAGAGGCGTTGGACACGCTGCGCAGTGCCATCCGATTTGCCGGGCTAGGCAACTTTGACGGCACTGGTTTATCGTGTTTTTCTTCTTGCTACTGCCGCTCTTGGTAGGGGTAATTCAGTTTGTGGTGCGCTTTGTTCGCCAGAAAGTCATGCGACAAAAAGAAAAGTAACCGGATACATTTGTAGAGGCTGTGTATCTACGACAGCGTAGCTGCTGATGGAACCTTTAGAGCGGATGCTAATAATTGAACGCTCACAGCGCTTTCCACTGACTGAATTAATTCACAACCGCTTGTTCGTTAACACAAGGGGTCATATTTTTCAAATTATGAGTTTCTTGAATAGCACACAGTTACTTGGGCTGTTGCCGACATGCATAAGCCCTTACGATCCCGAACGAATTAAAAGTGGAGCCTATGAACTGTCAATGGGCGATGAGTATTTTACAACTAATACAGAAACGGCTACCAAAAACGTACTTGCTGAAAAAGAGCAGTTTGTCATTGAACCAGGTCAGTTCGCTTTGCTCATTACGAAAGAAATTATTTTCATCCCGGCATCCAATCTTGGGTTCATTTCTGTAAAGGCAGGCATTAAGTTTCGAGGTTTAATCAATGTATCTGGATTCCACGTCGACCCAGGATTTCACGGACGACTCAAGTTTTCAGTTTACAATGCAGGTAGCCGCGCTATTACTTTAGAAGAAGGCCAACGGTTATTCCCGTTGTGGCTAAGCGAATTCACAGAAGAATTAACCGATGACCAAGTGTACGCTGGTCAGCATCAGAATCAGCAGGGTATTTCCAGTGAAGATGTATCCAAGATTGAGGGGGCAGTACTGTCGCCAGCCGTTCTGGATAAAAAAATTCGCGAGGTCGATTCCAAGGTTGGGCAACTTGACACTGCTGTGCGCAACAAGGATGCGAATATCACCAAATACGGCGGTATCATTATAGCTATTTTGATAGCAGTTGGTGTCAAATACATCTTAAATGAAATCGACCAGTATCGTTGGAACCAACTCCAGCAGAATCAGTTAGCAATAACGGCCAAACTAGAGAAGGCCGCTACTCGTGATAGCCTGCGCAGCCATACGCTCACGGTTAGATTAGACAGCGCTCTAAATGCGCTAAGCAACGCTAAAGCCAACATATTACAAAGGAATAAGATTGGTAATAAGCAATAGCTTACCTATTACCAGTCTTATGGTGAGGTCCTCCAGAAAAATAGTTGCTAGGTATTTTTCTAGTATTTACTTGGCTGATTGAATGTCCCACTGTCCATGCAATTGGCGTTGAACAAGCTCACCTAGCTTGCTAAACAAGCTTAAAGTCGAGAGCTATTGATGGCCAGCGCCGTAGTATATTGCCAGTGTTAGGTAAAGTACAATCTGATGCTATTTCGTATGTACCGAGGTTTCAAGCTTACACTCGACGATTTTCCCGAGCAGGAAAGTGCCGAGCTTCACCGGATAGGTAGCGACCTGTTTGCTGAACAGAAAAAAAATATCAGGCGTAGCCTAGATACTTTGGTATTGGAGGATGGCTCAATTGACGCATCTGAATTACAAGACCAGTGGTTTCCAGAGTTACCGGCCGATGTGTTTATCTCGCATTCGCACCGGGATGAACAACGCGTCCTTATACTGGCCGGGTACTTAAAAAAGTATTTGAGCATTACTTCATTCATAGATTCGGCAGTGTGGGGCTATGGTGGGGACCTACTAAAAGACATTGATAACGAGTACTGTTCGTTCCAACGGGAAGGTAAGCGTTACTACAATTACGATGCTCGTAATTTGTCAACGAGCCATGTGCACCTGATGGTCGCTAGTGCGCTGAACAAAATGATTGATAGCACGGAATGCATCTTTTTCTTGGAGACACCTAACTCAGTAAAAACTAGTGCGGTCATGGATACTACTTTGTCGCCGTGGATTCATTCAGAGATTCTTACCACGCAGTTTATCAGGAAGCGTAAGCCCTGGGAGCATGCCAACCGGCGGCACTTAGTTAAATCCATGTTGGAAGGCGGAAAGCTGGGTACTATCAATGAATCCGTAAGTATGACTTACCCAATCAAAACAGGCCATCTTACTCCTATTAATCTAAATGCTAGCTTGCTTCTTATGTGGAGAATGAAAGCACTTTATGAGGATTATAAGCTGGATGCATTATATCAGCTATACCCAGCGCCTACAAAGCAGCAAGTACTGAACGGCTAGCGTGCATTTTACAACATCATAGCAATGGAGCTAGACGATTACCAAATACAAGCTGCCACTACTAGGCAGCGCTACAATTCTAAAGACCAGGAGAACTACCTACTAGGTTACCTGGGGCTGGCCGGTGAGGCCGGCTCTGTTCTGACAACACTAAAAAAACTGTTGCGGGACGGTGAGGGCTTTGGCAGCTTTTCCACCCGGCTGGCGGAAGAACTCGGTGATGTACTCTGGTACGTGGCGGCTATTGCCTCTCATAACGGGCTGACCTTAGAAGAAATCGCTCAACGAAACCTGTTGAAGGTTACGGATAGGTTTCAAGCAACTGACCTAACAACCCTACCTCGATTCGATGCCGAATACGCTGAGCGTTTTCCAGACACTTTTGTGATAAATTTTGTTGAGGAGCAGCAGGGGCCATTTCTAAACGTAAGCATGTTATGGGAAACTGAGTCGGGCTCTGTGGCACTCGGTGACCCACTAACGGACAATTCCCGGCTTCCTAACTTGTACCGCTACCATGACGTGTTTCATTTAGGACACGTAGCTTTTCTAGGCTGGTCACCAGTAACGCGCCACCTAATGAAGCTCAAACGCAAAAGCGACCTCATCGTGCTGGATGCAGAGGACCGGGGGCGGGCTCAGGTGGCAGAAGAGGCCGTAACGCTCATTATCTATAACTATGCGAAGGGCAACAAGATGCTGCGCAGGAGCGACCGTGTTGATACCGATTTACTCAACATGGTGCAGCAACTAGTAATTGACTTGGAAGTTGCTGCGGTCAGCTCGTACCAGTGGGAACAAACTATACTTTCCTCCTACCAAGTATTCCATCAAGTGGTAGAGCAGAAGGGCGGCCGTGTACTCGTGTCGCCTAAGGAACGAAAGCTTGAATATCTCGGAAAGTAATCATGTATATCAGTCGCAAAAAGCCAGAGAAATCCGTTTTATATGACAGCTACTGGCATTTCGCGGCCAGACGGCAAGAGGTTTTTCTGAAGCGCCTCGAAAATCCGCAAGGACCTTGGACTAATGACCCGATAATAAATGCCTATCGATTCACCAATACTTTTCGCGCACTTGACCGAGTGTCGCAGTATCTCATTGGTGTGCAGGCAGAACAGGAGACTCCCCGCGATATTTTCTTTCATACGATTCTCTTCAAGCTTTTTAATAAGATTGATACTTACCGCTACTTGGAAAGGGCACTGGGACCACTCAGTGCCGAATCGTTTGAAGTGGCCCGCTATGATGAGTTGTTGACATACAGGGTGTCAATGGGGCGCACCATCTACTCAGGGGCGTATATCATGCCATCAGCTGGACGGGCTTACGGCCATAAGTTTAAGCATAGCAACCATTTGGCCCTTCTGGCGCAAATGCTCGATGATCGGTTAGACGAGCGAGTGCAGGCGTGCCACTCGCTGGAAGAAGTATATGCTCTGCTACTAACTTACCCCTCATTGGGCAAGTTCTTGGCTTTCCAGTACGCAATCGATTTAAACTATAGCACGCTGACGGATTTCTCCGAAATGGATTTCGTCGTAGCCGGCCCCGGTGCCATTAATGGCATTAAAAAGTGCTTCTCCTCGCTTGGCGATTACAGCTACGAGGATGTTATCCGGCTAATGGCTGAAGAACAAGAAACCGAGTGTGTACGGCTGGATCTGCCATCGCCAAGTTTGTACGGTAGGCCACTGCAACTTATTGACTGTCAAAACCTGTTCTGCGAAACGGATAAATACCTGCGTGCTACCAACCCGGAGGTAGTCAGTGCTGGCGGCCAAAAGCGGATTAAACAACGCTTTAATGCTAGCACGGAACCGCTCACCTACCTTTTTCCCCCTAAGTGGAACATTAATCAAGCCGCCAATTCTATATGCCAGCAGCAAGCAATCGCCGACATCTTTTCATAAGCCACCATCATCAAGATGACGCGGAGGTAACCAAGCTCACACAGTTGATGTCGGGTAAGGGCTATGACGTGCGCAACAGCTCTGTTCGCATGAAGCCCGAAAATCAGCGCCGAATGGATGAGAAGCGTGTGAGCGAGGAAGCCATCCAACGGATTTTACGTATCAAAATTACGTGGGCCAGTACGGTGGTCGTGCTCATTGGTAAGGACACGCACTCTAGACCCTGGGTTAATTGGGAAATCGACCAAGCCAATGCGCAGGGCAAGCGCATCGTCGGCGTATTCGCACGTGGTGGAACAGAAGCAGATATACCGCCGAGTCTGGAAAAATACAGCTCAGCTATTGTTGGCTGGAACACCAACAGCATTATGGCAGCAATTGACGGTAACAATGAGTTCCAAACGTCGGATGGCACCCCACGCGTACCTCCTACGACGGCCACTTCCTACGCCTGCTAATTGATGGGCCGGTTGTATATCTATGTCGTGGATAGGGACTTGGGATTCGCACCTAATCCATATCACGGCTTCTGCAGCTTGGCTACCTGTAAGCCAAGCATCCGCAACACTGCACAGGTTGGCGATTGGATAGTAGGAGTTGGCGGCGGTCGACTGAAAGCTACTGGCCGGTGTGTATATGCGATGCGGGTGACAGATAAAATCACCTTTAATCAGTATTGGACAGACCCAGCGTATCAGGACAAAAGGCCCGTGCGCAATGGAAGCAAAAAGATGATGCTAGGCGACAATATTTATTTTCTCGATCAGCATCAGCAGTGGCAGCAAGCTCCATCGCATCACAGCAACGTAGATGGTACGATGAATGTGGACAATAAAGACCGCGATACGCAGTCTAGCAACGTGCTACTTTCTACTCACTTTTATTACTTTGGTAGTGCTGCCGTAACCATACCGATATCTTTACTGCAGGGACTAGGATATCAGAATGGTCGGGGACATCGTGTATTTTCACTAGCACAGGGCCGTGAATTGATAGTTTGGCTAGAAAACCATACTGGAGCATTTAACCAAATAGTGGCTGACCCTTTCAATTTTGACAAGAGTGCTGCCCACTATTCTGTGAAAACCAATCGCTTGACTTAGACTATATATTAGTCTATACACCTCGCAGAAAAGGTATGTGACTGCGAAACAGCGATAAATAGGAATATTGACTGCCGAGTATGGCGGGGAATGCCCCGGGCTGCTGGTCGTAGATAACCTTAGCTGCTCCACCGGTTGTAGCCAGCGGCAGCACGGAAACGTTAGGCTGATAGCGCTTAAAGAGTTCGAACTCTTCCTCTACGCCTTCCATCCCGCCAATAAATACGCCCGCATCGAAGATGTGGTCTGTCAGCATCTGTTGCCGCATTAGCGCGAGGCTCTCTTTTTTGTCCTGCGCCCGCTTGGTAACGATGATAGTTTCGAATGCCGAGTTACTCTCAGGAAAACTCCCTTCGAAAAAAGCAGACTGGTAAAGGATAACAGGAGACTGTGTATGAAGGCCGAGCCCCTCTGCAATAATCCGTATCAATGGAGTAATGGCCGGATGGCCACCCCACACCAGCATTGCACTGGGTAATATGAGCGTGGCCAATGCCCGGACAGCTTCCCGGATGGCAATTACATCAGCAGTGCCATGGTAACGCTGGTCGCGCTGCGGGTCTGGCACACTGGCGGAGAGAAAGATCTTTTTCATAGGCTGGTCAACCATTGCTTAATGTGCGCGATGCGGACAGATTTTATGGGCAAGTGCGTATCGAGCCACTGCAAGTGTTCCTGCCAGCGCTTGCGCAGGTTGTTGTCATCGTAAAGAAGCACAGCTCCATCGCTGGTAGAGTCGTGAACCGCTACCAAGAGTTCGCTAAACTCTTGGTAGCGCATTGCTTCTGGTACCCCAACAGTTGGGATAGCAGCAATCTCTTTGTGAGGAGTTTTAATGATCACAAACTGCTGTGGTTGAAGAATTACCTCAATATCCAGTTCACTTGCGCTTAGCTTTAATTCGCCGACAAGATTATAGTACCTAGCGGATAGGGACCTAGCCCGCAATGATTCAGCAAGCTTAGCTATTTCTGCCACGGCATCGTCAGTGAAGGACAATTGTTCGTTAGCATCCGGGGTCACATCTTGGCTGCTCAGATAAAGCCGCTCACAAAGCGAGGTAATAGGGTCAGGTTGGTGGCCCGGCCATATCACCTGAATAATGCCAATAGACATAGCGGAAGCTTTTGCTAACTCCTCGCTCGTCCAGCGGCTTTGTAGATAGCCAGGAGTGTCCAGTAGAATAACCACATCTGTATCGCTCAACTTATGCCAAAGCACTTCTTGGAACGGCTCGCCAGGTCGAATACTGAGCGTATCTAGAAATACATCGAAGCCGCAGCTATCCAGATGTTCGTAAAGCTGAATGGCAGCTACCTTTGATTCTTTTCGCCGGTAGCTGATAAATAACTTTCTAGTACGACGTAGCAAGTTAAGCGTTTCCAGCACGGCGCTGGTAACAGCCGCGACGCCGCCAGAGGCAGTTTGCAATGCGAATCCATTTACTGGGTAAAGGCATTCGGGCACGAGGGTCTGATAGTAGTCTAAGCTATCCACGACCGGAATAATCATAAAGCCTGTATCCACGACCCGTTGAGCCGCTTCAGCTTCAGTTGCTAGAAACCCCGGACTGCCAAAAAAGACGGCGACAAGAGGCGCCGAACTTTGAAAGGACGTTAGGTTATCGGAGTAAAGGATTTTGACGTGCGTTGAAGGGTCAATACCTAATTCACTCACCCGAGTGAGAAAATCCTCTTTGAAGGCAGCCATATCGGCGGAGCTTCGCTCCCCTAATAGCACAAGTTGATAAGGTACAATCTTCATAACGGTACTTATAGCACGGCGTAGTTCGCTGTGACTGCTGTATTCCAAAAGTAATGTGATTAAACTACACGGCAGTTTAATGCTGCGAGAGGATGTTATTGACTTATGAGCGAAAATAGCGGGTATTGAAACGACTCGCCGGGCCTACCCCAGCGACGTGACCGACGACGAATGGATCTTTCTACTGCCATATTTGCTGCTGGTGCGCGAAGACGCGTGATAGCTTCAATACCCACTGCGCGAATTATTTAATGCGTTACGCTACGTGGTG of Hymenobacter sublimis contains these proteins:
- a CDS encoding SLOG domain-containing protein, yielding MKKIFLSASVPDPQRDQRYHGTADVIAIREAVRALATLILPSAMLVWGGHPAITPLIRIIAEGLGLHTQSPVILYQSAFFEGSFPESNSAFETIIVTKRAQDKKESLALMRQQMLTDHIFDAGVFIGGMEGVEEEFELFKRYQPNVSVLPLATTGGAAKVIYDQQPGAFPAILGSQYSYLSLFRSHIPFLRGV
- a CDS encoding TIR domain-containing protein; this encodes MSGKGYDVRNSSVRMKPENQRRMDEKRVSEEAIQRILRIKITWASTVVVLIGKDTHSRPWVNWEIDQANAQGKRIVGVFARGGTEADIPPSLEKYSSAIVGWNTNSIMAAIDGNNEFQTSDGTPRVPPTTATSYAC
- a CDS encoding Nmad2 family putative nucleotide modification protein, with product MGRLYIYVVDRDLGFAPNPYHGFCSLATCKPSIRNTAQVGDWIVGVGGGRLKATGRCVYAMRVTDKITFNQYWTDPAYQDKRPVRNGSKKMMLGDNIYFLDQHQQWQQAPSHHSNVDGTMNVDNKDRDTQSSNVLLSTHFYYFGSAAVTIPISLLQGLGYQNGRGHRVFSLAQGRELIVWLENHTGAFNQIVADPFNFDKSAAHYSVKTNRLT
- a CDS encoding dCTP deaminase domain-containing protein; protein product: MEPLERMLIIERSQRFPLTELIHNRLFVNTRGHIFQIMSFLNSTQLLGLLPTCISPYDPERIKSGAYELSMGDEYFTTNTETATKNVLAEKEQFVIEPGQFALLITKEIIFIPASNLGFISVKAGIKFRGLINVSGFHVDPGFHGRLKFSVYNAGSRAITLEEGQRLFPLWLSEFTEELTDDQVYAGQHQNQQGISSEDVSKIEGAVLSPAVLDKKIREVDSKVGQLDTAVRNKDANITKYGGIIIAILIAVGVKYILNEIDQYRWNQLQQNQLAITAKLEKAATRDSLRSHTLTVRLDSALNALSNAKANILQRNKIGNKQ
- a CDS encoding nucleoside triphosphate pyrophosphohydrolase family protein, with protein sequence MELDDYQIQAATTRQRYNSKDQENYLLGYLGLAGEAGSVLTTLKKLLRDGEGFGSFSTRLAEELGDVLWYVAAIASHNGLTLEEIAQRNLLKVTDRFQATDLTTLPRFDAEYAERFPDTFVINFVEEQQGPFLNVSMLWETESGSVALGDPLTDNSRLPNLYRYHDVFHLGHVAFLGWSPVTRHLMKLKRKSDLIVLDAEDRGRAQVAEEAVTLIIYNYAKGNKMLRRSDRVDTDLLNMVQQLVIDLEVAAVSSYQWEQTILSSYQVFHQVVEQKGGRVLVSPKERKLEYLGK
- a CDS encoding nucleotide kinase domain-containing protein, yielding MYISRKKPEKSVLYDSYWHFAARRQEVFLKRLENPQGPWTNDPIINAYRFTNTFRALDRVSQYLIGVQAEQETPRDIFFHTILFKLFNKIDTYRYLERALGPLSAESFEVARYDELLTYRVSMGRTIYSGAYIMPSAGRAYGHKFKHSNHLALLAQMLDDRLDERVQACHSLEEVYALLLTYPSLGKFLAFQYAIDLNYSTLTDFSEMDFVVAGPGAINGIKKCFSSLGDYSYEDVIRLMAEEQETECVRLDLPSPSLYGRPLQLIDCQNLFCETDKYLRATNPEVVSAGGQKRIKQRFNASTEPLTYLFPPKWNINQAANSICQQQAIADIFS
- a CDS encoding toll/interleukin-1 receptor domain-containing protein — translated: MKIVPYQLVLLGERSSADMAAFKEDFLTRVSELGIDPSTHVKILYSDNLTSFQSSAPLVAVFFGSPGFLATEAEAAQRVVDTGFMIIPVVDSLDYYQTLVPECLYPVNGFALQTASGGVAAVTSAVLETLNLLRRTRKLFISYRRKESKVAAIQLYEHLDSCGFDVFLDTLSIRPGEPFQEVLWHKLSDTDVVILLDTPGYLQSRWTSEELAKASAMSIGIIQVIWPGHQPDPITSLCERLYLSSQDVTPDANEQLSFTDDAVAEIAKLAESLRARSLSARYYNLVGELKLSASELDIEVILQPQQFVIIKTPHKEIAAIPTVGVPEAMRYQEFSELLVAVHDSTSDGAVLLYDDNNLRKRWQEHLQWLDTHLPIKSVRIAHIKQWLTSL